The following DNA comes from Watersipora subatra chromosome 8, tzWatSuba1.1, whole genome shotgun sequence.
aattgagcagatTTTAGTGCTGAGTCAATAGGAATTCACAGATCAGCTGATTAGctttacacatcaccatgaccttgcgtcatgctaattataagCCTCACTTGTGTTGATTATTCCGATATTTAgcgtttactatatctatggattACCCACTCAAATAAACAATGTTACAAaccttaattttaataaaactcttCAAATGTGTAACTCTTCAGATGATGTCATATAGAACTACAAATCAGGTCTCACCAACCAATCACACGAATCTGACTACAGAAATAGGCGTGTTTATCTGTCGCCATAATAATTGCTGTTACGAGGAAAAAGTTGCACCAGGCTTTAGATTGTCAATATTCAGATTTTAAGATATACATGCTACCACTAGACTACTCAATCATCTGTCTATTTCCGATTAAACTTGTATACAGATTTACTCCACATGATGATCTCCAGTGATCTCAAACTGTCAACAAgataatatatgtaatttattaaaatgcaCTATTCAATAATATAACAGAAATGCAATAAAACCAGAAGTGGTACATCGATAGAACTGCatataaaaatactataatGGTGAGCATGTGAAAAGTAAAAGATTGCAAATACAATTTTGATAGTCATCATTGCCCGCAGTTAAAAGTAACCGCACATCGCAATAGTGGCCTGAAATGTCATGATAGAAGAATTAGTACACATAAGATAGTGTAATAATGGAAGTAAAAATACAAAGCAAAGACtagataattaaaaatatttataaattcgACTGTTCCAAGAAGCTGCAAGTCGAAAAGTCGTATGCGAAACTGTCATAGTTAATACTTCACGGCAGCGGGGTGTCCGGCCTGAGATGAGGCGTACATAGCGCTGTCATAATCCATCGGGGGCGCATCGGGATCATATCGGGGCTCAGAAGATAAACTAAGGAACTGGTAGTTAGGAGACACAGTTTGACGTTTTCCAAGGAAAATCGGATGAAGCAACATAAATCTTGAGCCCTTCATCGTGATCTGAATCATAACCGTGAAAGTGCCAAATCGGAGTTAGCAGATATTAATTATAGatactgataaatttatattagtattataaatGTGCCTAAATTATGAAACATATTGCAGGCAGAGGATACAATACTACaagtagatgatatactactagagttctattgataaagtagtacagagtaacaatactataggtagatgatatactacgatagtactattgataaagtagtacagagtcacaatactacaggtagatgatatactactagattactattgataaagtagtacatcataacaatactacaggtagatgatatactactagagtactattgataaagtagtacggagtaacaatactacaggtagatgatatactactagagcactattgataaagtagtacataataacaatactacaggtagatgatatactactagagtactattgatGAAGTAGTAtagagtaacaatactacaggtagatgatatatTACTAGAGTACcattgataaagtagtacagagtaacaatactacaggtagatgatataccactaaagtactattgataaagtagtacagagtaacaatactacggatatatgatatattactagagtactattgataaagtagtgcagagtaacaatactacaggtaaatgatatactactagagtactattgataaagtagtacggagtaacaatactacatgtagatgttatACTACTAGAGttctattgataaagtagtatagagtaacaatactacaggcagatgatatactactagagtactattgataaagtagtatagagtaacaatactacaggtaaATGATATACTACTAAAGTACTATTGATAAAATAGTacatagtaacaatactacaggtagatgatataccACTAAAGTACTATTGATAAAGCAGTACAGAGTAACAATATTAAGGATAGTTGATATGCTACTAGAGTACTATTAATAaagtagtacatagtaacaatactacaggtagatgatatactactagagtactattgataaagtagtacagagtaataatactacagaTAGATGATATATTACTAAAGTACTATTGATAAAATAGTacatagtaacaatactacaggtagatgatataccactaaagtactattgataaagtagtacagagtaacaatactacGGATAGTtgatatactactagagtactattaataaagtagtacatagtaacaatactacaggtagatgatatactactagagtactattgataaagtagtacagagtaacaatactacaggtagatgatatactactagagtactattgataagtagtacatagtaacaatactacatgaagatgatatactactagagtactattgataaagtagtacatagtaacaatactacaggtagatgatatactgcTAGAGcactattgataaagtagtacagagtaacaatactacaggtatatgatatactactagagtactattgataaagtagtacagagtaacaatactacaggtatatgatatactactagagtactattgataaagtagtacatagtaacaatactacaggtagatgatatactactatAGAGTattattgataaagtagtacagagtaacaatactacaggtagttgatatactactagagtactattgataaagtagtacagTATAGCTATGCTGTAATTACCATGGTAACAGTATAGCAATCACCATTGCAACAATTACACAAcagaaatacaaaataaaaactcaCCGAGACCATATAACAAACGGAAATGTTAAAAGTTGATTCGATGTTTCCAGAAACAGTCGGGGGAATTGGTCCAATCACGTGTGAACTCCTGTTATGCCGAGTGTTCGGCATGATGGGCTGACCTGGCTGCGCTACAGCGATTACGTTTCGCCTATTTCGATGTCTCCGTCCTGCTACGAACCTTGTCACTTCTAGGATGCTCACCTCAGGAGTAATCTTCTTCCTTTTCATGTTGTCTACGGATAAGCTAACTTCGAGAGTTTCACCTGAAAAGATGGTGACTTAATAGTCAGAGTAGATCAGTGACAAGAGAATCATAGATAGTTTCAACAAACTCCTTTCTCCTTATAGTAACCACAAAACCACCAAGGGCGGATTCTATCAGGATAAATGTTTAgtttgaaaaactaaaatttattcTGATAGACCAATCTATTTCAGACTGAAGTAAACAGCTTTGGAAAACAGCTTTGTAACGCTTTTAGTAATTAGCTATTTTCCGATGTCGTTCTAATGTGTCCAAAATAACAGC
Coding sequences within:
- the LOC137401738 gene encoding arrestin domain-containing protein 3-like — encoded protein: MDRFGVVFDDRSSFVINVSNPPPLNPAVHEQPAVAENSHTDCCLCCASGPVIVTANINKSGLAIGSGETLEVSLSVDNMKRKKITPEVSILEVTRFVAGRRHRNRRNVIAVAQPGQPIMPNTRHNRSSHVIGPIPPTVSGNIESTFNISVCYMVSITMKGSRFMLLHPIFLGKRQTVSPNYQFLSLSSEPRYDPDAPPMDYDSAMYASSQAGHPAAVKY